A genomic region of Buchnera aphidicola str. Ua (Uroleucon ambrosiae) contains the following coding sequences:
- the leuA gene encoding 2-isopropylmalate synthase yields MNSKVIIFDTTLRDGEQALQASLSVKEKLQIALCLEKSGVDIMEVGFPISSPGDFKSVQTISQKIKNSRVCSLARCIEKDIDVAGEAMSASNSFRIHIFLATSTLHMESKLRKNFNEIIDMAIFSVKRALRYTDDIEFSCEDASRTTIDNLCRIVEKLISCGVKTINIPDTVGYTIPNELSFIIKNLFEKVPNIHKSTISVHCHDDLGMAVGNSISAIQAGARQIEGTINGIGERAGNTALEEVIMAIKVREDILGVSTNINHKEIYRTSQIVSSICNMPIPSNKAIVGSNAFAHSSGIHQDGVLKNRENYEIIDPISIGLKKVKLNLTSRSGRAAVKHYMNEMGYKENDYNIDELYTDFLKLADKKGQVFDYDLEALAFINKQQDESEYFSLKFFSVQSISNNLSTASVTLLCGKKIYTEASTTSNGPVDAIYQALNRITHFPIVLQKFQLVAKGKGKDALGQVDILVEYKKRKFHGVGLATDIMESSAKAMVNVLNNIWKAKQVNKNLKNLKKQ; encoded by the coding sequence AAAGTTATTATTTTTGATACAACTCTACGTGATGGAGAGCAAGCATTGCAAGCTAGTCTCAGTGTTAAAGAAAAACTACAAATTGCATTATGTCTAGAAAAATCTGGAGTAGATATTATGGAAGTAGGATTTCCTATTTCATCTCCAGGTGATTTTAAATCTGTTCAAACAATATCTCAAAAAATAAAAAATAGTAGAGTATGTAGTTTAGCACGTTGTATAGAAAAAGATATTGATGTAGCAGGTGAAGCAATGTCTGCATCTAATTCTTTTCGAATTCATATTTTTTTAGCAACATCAACATTACATATGGAATCTAAACTAAGAAAAAACTTCAATGAAATTATAGATATGGCTATTTTTTCAGTCAAGAGAGCTTTGCGTTATACTGATGATATTGAATTTTCTTGTGAAGATGCAAGTCGAACTACAATTGATAATTTATGTCGTATTGTTGAAAAACTAATATCTTGTGGTGTAAAAACAATTAATATCCCTGATACTGTAGGATACACTATCCCAAATGAATTATCTTTTATCATTAAAAATTTATTTGAAAAAGTACCTAATATTCATAAATCTACTATTTCAGTACATTGCCATGATGATTTAGGAATGGCCGTAGGAAATTCAATATCAGCGATACAAGCAGGTGCTAGACAAATCGAGGGGACTATTAACGGGATTGGTGAAAGAGCAGGAAATACAGCATTAGAAGAAGTAATTATGGCTATTAAGGTAAGAGAAGATATTCTAGGTGTATCAACTAATATTAATCATAAAGAAATTTATCGAACTAGTCAAATCGTTAGTAGTATTTGTAATATGCCTATCCCATCTAACAAAGCTATAGTAGGTAGTAATGCATTTGCACATTCTTCAGGTATTCATCAAGATGGAGTGCTGAAAAATAGAGAAAATTATGAAATTATTGATCCTATCAGTATTGGTTTAAAAAAAGTAAAATTAAATCTTACTTCTCGTTCTGGAAGAGCAGCAGTAAAACATTACATGAATGAAATGGGTTATAAAGAAAATGATTATAATATTGATGAACTTTATACTGATTTTTTAAAATTAGCAGATAAAAAAGGTCAAGTTTTTGATTATGATTTAGAAGCATTAGCTTTTATTAATAAACAACAAGATGAATCAGAATATTTTAGTTTAAAATTTTTTAGCGTACAATCGATTTCTAATAATTTATCTACTGCATCAGTAACATTATTATGTGGTAAAAAAATATATACTGAAGCTTCTACTACTAGTAATGGACCAGTTGATGCTATTTATCAAGCCTTGAATAGAATTACACATTTTCCTATTGTTTTACAAAAATTTCAATTAGTTGCTAAAGGTAAGGGTAAAGATGCATTAGGGCAAGTTGATATTTTAGTAGAATATAAAAAACGTAAATTTCATGGTGTAGGTTTGGCTACTGATATTATGGAGTCTTCAGCTAAAGCAATGGTTAATGTATTAAATAATATATGGAAGGCTAAACAAGTTAATAAAAATTTAAAAAATTTAAAAAAACAATAA
- the leuB gene encoding 3-isopropylmalate dehydrogenase, whose product MKTKYRISVLPGDGIGPEVMREAYKILNILKNHFSLPLEIKEFNIGGAAIDQEGVALPKKTLLGCENSDAILFGSVGGKKWDHLPIDKRPERASLLPLRKHFNLFANLRPAQLYSELKYLSPLRSDIIKNGFNILCIRELTGGIYFGKPTGRLKKNNIEYAFDTEIYYDYEINRIAHLAFQLAQTRNYKVCSIDKSNVLNSSVLWRETVQKVSKNYPDVHLSHLYIDNATMQIIKDPNQFDILLCSNLFGDIVSDECAIITGSIGMLPSASLNEKKFGLYEPAGGSAPDIEGKNIANPIAQILSVSMLVRYGMNLKKIADKIDQSVISVLKKGYRTADISNNNNYLKTNEMGDVIANTLISGE is encoded by the coding sequence ATGAAAACAAAATATCGTATTTCGGTACTACCTGGTGACGGGATAGGTCCTGAAGTTATGCGAGAAGCATATAAAATTTTAAATATTTTAAAAAATCATTTTTCTTTACCTTTAGAAATAAAGGAATTTAATATTGGAGGTGCTGCTATTGATCAAGAAGGGGTAGCTTTACCAAAAAAAACATTGCTAGGATGTGAAAATTCAGATGCTATTTTATTTGGTTCTGTAGGTGGAAAAAAATGGGATCATCTTCCAATAGATAAGCGTCCTGAAAGAGCTTCTTTATTACCATTAAGAAAGCATTTTAATCTTTTTGCTAATTTAAGACCAGCTCAATTGTATTCAGAATTAAAATATTTATCTCCCTTACGTTCTGACATTATAAAAAATGGTTTTAATATATTATGTATTAGAGAATTAACAGGGGGGATTTATTTTGGAAAACCTACTGGTCGTTTAAAAAAAAATAATATTGAATATGCCTTTGATACTGAAATTTATTATGATTATGAGATTAATAGAATTGCTCATTTAGCTTTTCAATTAGCTCAGACTAGAAATTATAAAGTTTGTTCTATAGATAAATCAAATGTTTTAAATAGTTCTGTTTTATGGAGAGAAACTGTTCAAAAAGTTTCTAAAAATTATCCTGATGTTCATTTGTCTCATTTATATATTGATAATGCTACGATGCAAATTATTAAAGATCCTAATCAATTTGATATATTGTTATGTTCTAATCTTTTCGGAGATATTGTTTCTGATGAATGCGCTATAATTACCGGTTCAATTGGAATGTTACCATCAGCTAGTTTAAATGAAAAAAAATTTGGTTTATATGAACCTGCAGGTGGATCAGCACCTGATATAGAAGGTAAAAATATTGCTAATCCTATTGCTCAAATTCTTTCAGTTTCTATGTTAGTTAGATACGGTATGAATTTAAAAAAAATAGCAGATAAAATTGATCAATCTGTTATTTCTGTTTTAAAAAAAGGTTATAGAACAGCCGATATATCAAATAATAATAACTATTTAAAAACAAATGAAATGGGTGATGTTATTGCTAATACTTTAATTAGTGGTGAATAA